One window of the Vigna radiata var. radiata cultivar VC1973A chromosome 1, Vradiata_ver6, whole genome shotgun sequence genome contains the following:
- the LOC106753171 gene encoding transcription factor MYB118-like, translating into MEFDPSFQGQLQHPFLSTHFPTNPNMMPQIQTMFPSQSPILIPPSPPPPPIMFHPNNIFHHIQDHTFGVPTQNPNFLFEGPLKPTTTPFCGMLTPSLGSSLGGFANVSHHHHPMMLPPPNNNNVLHGQHDGKVIWDFSQKTMIHPSHASSSSNSPSCLSLPNITQYKWESNQKIKMKKNTNDLIIKGWWTPQEDSSLVELVNEFGLKKWTQIAKFLPGRIGKQCRERWYNHLQPNIKKESWTLEEDMILMKVHQEIGNKWSEIAKRLPGRTENNIKNHWNGIKRRQDFKRNNNKNNDNPNYDESMLHAYIKRVTVTEEAARVQKKSVSKSNKKDQCSYNMLDGNSNLAKNVGI; encoded by the exons ATGGAGTTTGATCCAAGTTTCCAAGGGCAACTACAACACCCATTCCTTTCAACTCATTTTCCTACAAACCCTAACATGATGCCACAAATCCAAACCATGTTTCCCTCACAAAGCCCTATTTTGAttccaccatcaccaccaccaccacccatCATGTTTCAccccaacaacattttccaccatattCAAGATCATACCTTTGGGGTACCtacccaaaaccctaattttttgtTTGAGGGTCCTTTAAAACCCACCACAACCCCTTTTTGTGGGATGTTAACACCTTCTTTAGGGTCTTCCCTAGGAGGTTTTGCCAATGTTTCCCATCACCACCACCCTATGATGTTGCCAccaccaaacaacaacaatgttTTGCATGGCCAACATGATGGCAAAGTCATATGGGATTTCTCTCAAAAAACCATGATTCATCCATCTcatgcttcttcttcttccaactcACCTTCATGTCTTTCTCTTCCTAATATCACTCAATACAAATGGGAAAGtaatcaaaagataaaaatgaaaaaaaatactaatgatCTCATAATCAAAGGGTGGTGGACTCCTCAAGAGGACag TAGTCTTGTGGAATTGGTGAATGAATTTGGGTTGAAGAAATGGACCCAAATTGCAAAATTTCTACCCGGAAGGATTGGGAAGCAATGTCGAGAAAGATGGTACAACCATCTTCAGCCAAATATTAag AAGGAATCATGGACCCTGGAAGAAGACATGATTCTGATGAAAGTTCATCAAGAAATTGGAAACAAATGGTCTGAAATTGCAAAAAGATTACCTGGGAGAACTGAGAACAACATAAAAAACCATTGGAATGGTATCAAGCGTCGACAAGACTTTAAAaggaacaacaacaagaacaatGACAACCCTAATTACGATGAATCAATGCTCCATGCATACATCAAAAGGGTTACTGTCACTGAAGAAGCTGCAAGAGTTCAGAAGAAATCTGTCAGCAAGAGTAATAAGAAAGATCAATGTTCATATAACATGCTTGATGGAAATAGCAATTTAGCTAAGAATGTGGGTATATGA